The Panicum hallii strain FIL2 chromosome 5, PHallii_v3.1, whole genome shotgun sequence genome contains the following window.
GCATCTTAGCAATTTCAAAACTAAATTGAGGAAAACAAGAGAACATACTCTGATATACGCCCTAGAAAATGCATTTCTGAACAGTGAGTCATCAAGCTTCCTTATCTGCAAGATGGAAAGAGAAAAATGCATAAGAGTAAAGCATGCCACATGATACAGGAAAGAACACACATTTAATTAGAGCATTCTCTTCAACAGTCAGACAGACCCTCTGAAACAGTAATAGATGATACAAGCTAAAGATTATTGAAAGCAATGAGTAAAGGAAATGCAAAACCCACCGCATATTTCATGTCGTCATAGTTTGTATAATCCACAACTCCAATAGTTTCTGCAGCACAAGAAAGAAGAAGGAACAAATGTCGTCAATATGTGGAAATTCAAAATAGAACCTGAAGAATTCATATTTCAGAGGGACAATGAAGCAATAATTAAGGCTACATGATATAAAATTAGTGATCATGTTTACGACCTCATGCTGCAATGAAACAACAGGAAATGTGTTTAGGAGTGCTCAAACTACTAACCTCCGGCCTCACGGTATACATCCGAGAAACAAACATCACCGGCGCGTCGCATGTGGTCCTGAAATGTATTAACTTGAAGTTCTTTCCAGCAAAAACTACAAGCAGAAGTCAGTTACAAAGGCAGTACCTTCAGATCTTGCCACGATGCCGATGAAGGTAAACCCGTGACCATAACTGCATGGTTCAGAAAATGTAACCATCAGAATCTCTGTAAGGGGGTATAAGTAACTTACTCATAAGACAAAAGTACCAACCACGGTAATCAGAGCGCCTAGAAACACCTCCACGACGTGCACTGCTATAGCTGCTAGAACGATCATAAGAGTAAGACTGACCTCTTCCACCATGAGCTAATTCAACCTGAGTAGAGAACACATTTTCAGCACATAATCACAAGAAAAACCAGACCAGTCTTCTCTTTGGAGAAAATCACTCAATAAATGAAACACACATCTTGGTCTACATACCCGCAACCTGTAGCCATCAAAGTTATACCCATCACGCCCATAAATCGCGTCATCAGCATCACGTGGATCCTCAAACTACAAAAGCATCATATTTTTGTTAACACCAGATGTTTGTTTGCATCTGAACCAAATTTGATCAGCTAGTTTGCTTTGGATTTTTAATGGTCAAAACACGATCCAAAATAGATTATAAAACTGAAAAAGATCAATAGAGATGTTGTTAACAATTTAGAAGTAAGACCACAGAAAAATATCTTCACCTCGACGAAAGCGTATCCAGGAGGTCTTGGAGGTATCTTCAGGTCAATATCCAAAATTCGACCATACTGCAATCACATATTGAAGGAAAAATTAAGGCAGGCGTATTGTCATACAAGATTCAATAAATATACTAATACTACAGTTTGAACACATTTTCTTCTGCAAGAGGACACATTTCTCGTTTTACTACATGCATCAAGGTTTCAGATACTGCAAATCGTGCATTATGCGGACTTAGACTACATAATTAAAAAGCATAGGTCATGCAGACATAATAAAGGAATTGTGCACAATGCAAAAACAGAGAGCATTGTTTACTTCAGACGAAGACAACATATACAGTTTTTCTTTGGTCCACGCAACTCAATAAAAAAGCACAGATTGAAATCAAACAATAATTCATTGTAATGCCTAAACCAAATTGCAGATAATATACAATTGAATGTCATAACCAAAAAATGCAAACCTTCAACTCCAAATCCAAACTAATATTCTCACATTAACAGGATAATGGAATTGCTGGGACAGAAAATGCTAATTAACTGGTCAGTAATTAGACATATGCCCTGACCAATCTAGCACCTGCTTGCAAACATGAGAAGTCCGACAAAGGTCTGTGTAAAAATATTACGACCCACCTTGTAGAAGAGGTCCTCAACCTCCCTCTCACGGATGTCCCCAGGGAGGTTGCCTACATAGATGGTGCGGCTGTTGCGCCTGCTCATTGTTTTCTGCAGTCAACCACGAAGGTAAGAACAAAGTTGCTAGCCACAAGATGCAGAAGAGTGGggtaacaaaaaaaaaattctcCTAGCATGGTACTAGCATGGATTAATAGGAAGAGATAAAACTTAATTTCTTCTAGTCGAAGCAACAAGAAAAAtgttcaaaaagaaaaaaacaacaAGAAAACATAGTGGCAGACAACTATATGCTGAGCACTGTAAGGTGGACTCATTTTTTTTAGCAGCATCCTTAACCAGCAAAGGAATGATGCTTCATTGGAAACTGTAACAATAGTGCTATGAGTCTACGACATATTCTCCATCGCCTTTCATTTACTTATTTACTTACTATATGATCAGCATATAGTAACTACTTCTTTTCGAGAAGAACCGAACAATTCTGCCAACGGTGGGTAATCAAACTACACATGCGTATTTCACATGCCCTACAGTGTTCAATCATGCATCAAGTTTATTTCAAAGAAAAAATTCATTCATCAAGGTCTCGATAGTTTAAGTATGGTAGCAGCTCCTAAAAACACACAACTGACAAGGGAGCGTAGTTCAACATAGCGCGCGGGGGAGTCGGTTAAACCCCGAAATTTAGAAAGAATGGCCGCTGAAGACGATGAACAAGAACCCAATCGAACCGTGCTAAGGACGGATTGGATTACCAGCGCACTACTAATCAAACAAACCCGCAACGAACTGAACAGGAGAAAGAGAGATTTGCACTCGATCGCCTCACATATCAAAGCAAAGAAAGAGAAGAGGCGACGGGAGGGGCGGGCGGGAGGTTGGGGATTACCATGATCGAAACAAGATCAGAGCGAACGAAAAGGAAAAACGAAACAGTGTGTGCTGTGCCGTGGGAATGTGGGGGATTAGGCGGGCGCACCTGCGTGGAGCGGTGGGGAGGctcggagggggggggggggggggcggggggctcGAGAACGTTCTGGACTCCGGGAGGAGGGAGGCCGACGCCGCGTGGTGGGATGGAAGCAGACGGAACCTGCGACAAGGGACGCGTGGTGAACTGGTGATGTAGACTGGCGGCTGCGGGCTGTGTTTACGGGGATGCTTCTAGATTCGTGTGCTGTTGGGGTTGGGTCGTGCTCGTGCGGGCTGGTGTGGCCTGTGGGCTGCTGTGGGCTTCAGCGGTGGTGGTGGACCGATTCTGATTTGGCCTTTGCAGGCCATCCATGATCAGCTGTTGTTTTCTACGTGAGGATATTCAATAAAATATGGTTTCGCTTGTTTTTAAGTAAAAACTACTGGAACTTATGAGCCGTTCATTACGAAAGTTAGAAAAAACAAATTAAAACCTCACCTTGGTGTTTTTCTAAAATACCTACATGCATCTCAATTTTGTTTCAGTCTAACACCTGAAAGTTTGCGTGTTTTTTGCAACACAAATAACTCCTAAACTTCTGAACACAAATATCTTATTTTGTAGCGAATAAGGTGAACATTCCAGCAGCACAAGTAACTCCTGAACTTTCGATTTAGAAAAATTGGTAAGGTCCGGTAGGGGTAAAAATGATGAAACCAAACAACTCAAAATTTTGGTAACACATGACCTGTACATATTTTGACAATAAATTTCACTAACAACCAGAATAAAAACTTGTCAAAAATCTTAGAATGCTAGCCAAATTTGGTCAACCTTACATAATTCTTGTGTGCCAAGTGTTTATGAAGATTATATAAACCAAACAACTCACATCCTTGAATTGATCTGCCACTAATATAGGCTCTCTTTTTGAAATGAGGATAATCCCGTTTCCACTATAAAACGGAAATACAAGCGATTTTGCAATTTAGATGAATAAGAAATTCGATTAAAAGGAGAAGCTTATCATGAGACTAGATAATATCTAAGCATCCACTCTTATTACAAGACATAGCATGTTTGGATCCACCCAACTTTTTAAAACCAAATTTTAGCCAGCTAAAATTTTTCCAGCTAAACTTTAGCTAGGGTGTTTGGATCCTCTAGATAGACCCAGCTAAATTTTAGTTGGCTTTAGTTGTGTTGAAAGCTAAACTCAGTTAAATTTTAGCTAGTCTTTTAGCTGGACGGTTTGGATCCCTAGCAGCTAAATTTGGCTAACTAAAGTTTTGTTTGTgaatccaaacaggccctaaaaaGAGATACATCATAGTGGATCATCTAACAAAGAACTCCCATAGCTAGAAATCTCTGACTCCTTGAGCACTTCATCTTCAACCTTTGGAATCCCTTGCATGGGATCTTCCATCTATGCCATGGAGTAAATCATAATCTGCACGTGATTAATATTTTTATCAAAGTTCTGATAAAAGGATTTTAtgtttgtagaaaaatccaataTCTCAATGTTGAGAATATAGTACAAAACTAAGATACGATGGACACACACTATATATATTAAAACAACTATACTACCATATAAGGTCTCCACACTCCCAAGTAATCACTTAAAGGCAAAATAGCCAATTTAATCCTTTTAACTTGTTTCTGGCTCAAAATTCATCCCTCAACTATAAAATTGACCAATTTCATCCTCAAACTTTTTATGTGAGATCAATTTCGTCCCTAGTCCTATGTAGCATGCCATGTTAGCATTCCTAGTCAATATCGACGACTCTTAAGTACAAAATCTATACCGTCAACTCCTGCATGAACACACAAAATATAAACATCAACAATAGTGGCAGTAGTTATTGCTAACGAATTCCACAAGTATTGGTTAATCATTAATTTTAGAAATACAAGTCTACATAAGGGAGAAAACGTGCACAAACACAGAAGAGTGCATAGAAGATCACATCCTACGTTACACAAGGATTGAGTGGCCACATGACATGCTAAACCAACTTAATTTCAGCCAAACACACCAAGATCCACATAAGGAGCCAACAAGGAGTATACTGACCAAAGATGGGCCCAGAAAGTGTCAAAAAGGGTTTGGCCCAACCCCTACTGAGCCCATTCAGGCCCATCTTTCACATGGAGTCTCCCACCGACTTCCTGAAGGCGGTTTTACTAGGGAGACGGCCACTTGGAGTCGGCCAAACCCCAGGTTCGGCCGAACGTAGACAGCTTCCTAGCAGGATCAGCCTTGGCGAGAAAGATCTGTTGCTCTTTCCAAGGGTGGTTGCTAAAGTTTCCATACCAAGAGGTGGTGGGAACCGACCTATCCAACCTATTTAAGGAGGAGGAGATGTCAGatccgggcacacgggactatccacgtggcacacttctcctaggatatgggatgggacatggccctgaaagcatctaggcccctaattcgtgttttggtaattaatgacaacggtttgtggattaacaattctttttgagaaaatgagtataggttgatccacggatgaatgagagttatttgcgaacgtgtggatttttggagacgatgagaaaagtttgggctcaaggcaaaggtataaaatagggtcttttgaattttaccggtcacaaggtgcttagtggatgataagtgaccggatttgttggatagatagccgttctatcaagaggggtcatgtactcgtgcttgacaggtctctagtgccattttgctcaaaatatctaaatgcatgcatgagggctaactacgttttgccgggttttgaaaaagaacatgtttGACTGCTGACTGCTCTAGCGCGAACGGTCCGCGccttgggtgcggacggtccgctaccgttccAGAAAGGCTTAGAGGGTTTATCTGGTgggtggcggacggtccggctctcctgggcggacggtccgccactgtaACTCTTTTTCGTTCCAGAAaggatgttctctggtctgtctaaaTTCTgtggagcggacggtccgcttctgtggagcggacggtccgcaggcactctgataaattgatccagaaacattgttgtctctgcttgttcctctaggttgaacggcggacggtccgccccttggtggcggacggtccgctgacTAATTCCAGGATTGTTCCAGAGACCctcatgtctctggagttgtggaacacttaactgcggacggtccgctggttgggcgcggacggtccgccagggctgtaacggctagttctgacacgcattaaatgctctctgactctctggtttataacggcggacggtccggtttttgaaaccggacggtccgcgatctcgcagaaaagactgtaacggctagtttttgatgggatgtctatatatacccattgCCCGGCCCTTGGGtcactctcttggccatttggactgcattcttgaccctctagagctaagacatccctctctctcacacacttgctaaggatttgcatttttgagagtgagagtgcttcctagtgcattgcatcaagaggttgagctttgtggcactagggaatcttcaagcaaggtttattggcttgttactcttgggagttgccgctccctagacggcttggagaaggtgatttcgtggagcttcttgaaggagattgttgagaagccccgatttcggttgtgagaggttttgtgctcacctcaccggagtggtgaagagcaactctagtgaaatcgaggtgtggagtggttccttgtttctagccggctcaagatcaagaggttcttgatagaggagcggttgattcttggaatccacctcaacgtggattaggggtgaccggtaagtcatcgacaccacgggataaatttgtgtgtcaagcttggttatttctctagctctctttaattgttgttattttgagaaatttactttactagagcttgaattgtattttgtcaccctaggttgcaaacctttctagacatagtagtagcatgacatacggctttcttttgttactaattaaatttctctagtgttgttggttttagtttttaaaccgcctattcaccccccctctagtcggtgttcttgatcctacaagtggtaccagagctaagtactccattaattgcggatttaaccatcttggagtagaacaatgactagtgataatggaattcatgttgggaagccaccgttctttgatgggaacaattatgattattggaagactaggatgtcggctcatatcaaagccatgagtagaaagctatggagagtggtaaatgatggatatatgattttggactcaaaaaatttgacacccctagaagaggaaaatgagatactaaatgatcaaggggtcaatgtgctctttagtgcccttggtgtgaccgaatttaatagagtcaagagtctcacaaatgcacatgacatatgggaaaagctcatggaaattcatgagggcacatcaagtgtgaaagaggccaagttatatttgcttaagggaaattttagtgaatttaccatgaaaaaggatgagagtatagccgagatgttcaaccggctaaatgacattgtgaatgacctcaagggacttggatttgaggtaccggatgcggatttcaaccacaaatttcttagatgccttccggaaagatatgatacaattgtgaccttgcttgtaaggtcaaatgtgaagaccgcaactcccacacaaatattgggagaagttctcactcatgacatgttcaagaaatctcaagatgaagctcataggggagaaattgatatgaaaaagagaagtgtggcattcaaagctcaagatagcaaaaaggaagaagaaagtgagTGCCAAGATgaagaatcggatgaagagatggctctctttgtcaagagattcaatagaatgatgaGCAAGAAGAATTTTGGCAAGAAAggtcaatcatcaagaaaaaatccttTTATGGACAAGACTTGTTTCCAATACGCTGAAATGGGTCATATTAGTgtcaattgtccaaacaagaaagatgacaagaacaagaaagacaagaaaaatgatgagaagaagaagaagaagttcatcaagaagaagaagaatggtcaagcttattttgttgagtgggattccgatgcaagctccgatgatgatgatgatgatgatgatgatgacaagccatccaagggagttgccgggatcgccatcaaggaggctccatctctcttctccacaccacattgtcttatggcaaagggtggtgcaaaggtacaacaagatgatgaacttgatgaactttcatatgatgatcttgttgaaatgctcaatgatgccgatgaattcatgactaaagaaaaggccaagttaaaggaattgaggttgaagttttcttctcttcaagattcctatgaggagctaaagacttcacatgagaatctcaaagaaactcatgagaagcttgaggaagctcacaatgccctacttaatcatgaaagaaaagcaacattgaGCATTGGTGTGAGTTGTGATTTAATTGATGATAAACCTTGTGGTTCTAGTCCTACTAGCTCTTTTTGCACCAAAATTaatgactcatcttgcaatgaatCTCTCATTATGGAAAATGATTTGTTAAAAAAGGAGGTTACTTGCTTGActaatgatttgagaaagtgctatgatagtagagccatgtttaatcattgttgggcaagtcaaaagttcaccttgaacaagcaagggtttggatatattcctaagaaagggaagaaggcttttgtgcaaaccaaaactacctttgtgaagagtagtggtaagtcatattgtgaaaaatgcaagaaggttggtcatgttgagaagaattgcaccaacatgaaagtcatatcctttgattcaaattacattcttatgagaaattcaaatggcaatgttagtgcaaaatttgttg
Protein-coding sequences here:
- the LOC112894337 gene encoding serine/arginine-rich splicing factor SR30-like isoform X2, with protein sequence MKTMSRRNSRTIYVGNLPGDIREREVEDLFYKYGRILDIDLKIPPRPPGYAFVEFEDPRDADDAIYGRDGYNFDGYRLRVELAHGGRGQSYSYDRSSSYSSARRGGVSRRSDYRVMVTGLPSSASWQDLKDHMRRAGDVCFSDVYREAGETIGVVDYTNYDDMKYAIRKLDDSLFRNAFSRAYIRVREYDARSRSRSRSRSYSRSPSYSRSRSPKSVSRSPSPVDERSLSRSGSPVSSPSRGRSASRSPRSRSASRSRSPVRSD
- the LOC112894337 gene encoding serine/arginine-rich splicing factor SR30-like isoform X1, which encodes MSRRNSRTIYVGNLPGDIREREVEDLFYKYGRILDIDLKIPPRPPGYAFVEFEDPRDADDAIYGRDGYNFDGYRLRVELAHGGRGQSYSYDRSSSYSSARRGGVSRRSDYRVMVTGLPSSASWQDLKDHMRRAGDVCFSDVYREAGETIGVVDYTNYDDMKYAIRKLDDSLFRNAFSRAYIRVREYDARSRSRSRSRSYSRSPSYSRSRSPKSVSRSPSPVDERSLSRSGSPVSSPSRGRSASRSPRSRSASRSRSPVRSD